One segment of Streptomyces sp. NBC_01463 DNA contains the following:
- a CDS encoding TIGR04222 domain-containing membrane protein — translation MLWVLFLLVAWGAAAISCTRLCLVAARLAPPPDGSSREAGEGPRPADGPELTLYETAFLAGGPHRVADLALVTMHLRRRLLLAHTGWATVVDPDGRDEVERTVIRAIGPRGQSPIAPVRSAAAAADAVRALADRLVAAGLALPGGAGSDIGAALRAVRGAALLVVALGAAAVLTPGREQTPGGSAVPVLVWFGLPLVLTLGCLAIARMEVRPYSSWASPAGQRLLEARTASAGGQERDALVAFAVRGVGAVADPALRAALTGRGGTARIFP, via the coding sequence ATGCTCTGGGTTCTGTTTCTGCTGGTCGCATGGGGTGCGGCAGCCATCTCATGCACCAGGCTCTGCCTGGTGGCCGCGCGCCTGGCCCCGCCGCCCGACGGCTCGTCCCGGGAGGCCGGGGAGGGTCCGCGTCCGGCGGACGGCCCCGAACTCACCCTGTACGAGACGGCGTTCCTGGCCGGCGGCCCGCACCGGGTCGCCGATCTGGCCCTGGTCACCATGCATCTGCGCCGGCGGCTGCTGCTCGCGCACACCGGCTGGGCGACGGTCGTCGACCCCGACGGCCGGGACGAGGTGGAGCGCACGGTGATCCGTGCCATAGGTCCGCGGGGCCAGTCACCGATCGCGCCGGTCCGGTCGGCGGCGGCCGCGGCCGATGCCGTACGCGCCCTGGCCGACCGGCTCGTCGCGGCGGGCCTGGCGCTGCCCGGCGGGGCCGGGTCGGACATCGGGGCCGCGCTGCGGGCGGTGCGCGGGGCGGCGTTGCTCGTGGTCGCGCTGGGCGCCGCCGCAGTGCTGACCCCCGGCCGGGAGCAGACTCCGGGCGGCTCGGCGGTGCCGGTGCTGGTCTGGTTCGGGCTCCCGCTCGTGCTGACCCTGGGCTGTCTGGCCATCGCCCGGATGGAAGTGCGCCCGTACAGTTCCTGGGCCTCCCCCGCCGGACAGCGGCTGCTGGAGGCGCGTACGGCGTCGGCGGGCGGACAGGAGCGCGACGCGCTGGTGGCGTTCGCCGTGCGGGGCGTGGGCGCGGTGGCCGATCCGGCGCTGCGGGCCGCGCTCACCGGCCGCGGCGGGACCGCGCGGATCTTCCCGTGA
- the hemG gene encoding protoporphyrinogen oxidase, whose amino-acid sequence MQRSTQRADRAPGHVVVIGGGIAGLAAAHRLLGTGLKVTLLEATARLGGKLMTGEVAGVQVDLGAESMLARRPEAVGLAREVGLGGRLRPPATATASLWTRDALRPMPKGHVMGVPGDPSVLGDVLSPEGLARIAQERDLTPTAVGDDVAVGAYVADRLGREVVDRLVEPLLGGVYAGDAYRISMRAAVPQLFELARQSGSLLDGVTRIQEQAAARQQTGPVFQGIEGGIGTLPGAVADAVRAGGGEILTETPVLGLTRTADGWDVRTDTRVITADGIVLAAPAWSASTLLAAESPAASAELAGVEYASMALVTMAFRRSDVAGLTSFDGRSGFLVPPVDGHTIKAATFSTHKWQWVSDAAPGLFVLRTSVGRYGEEDHLHREDAELVGVSLADLAAATGLTARPVATEVTRWIGGLPQYPVGHLGRVARIRDEVAKLPALRVCGAVYDGVGIPACIASARRAADEIAADLAGESGTDTAGDGGEIIATGTLVQGTRSEAGQ is encoded by the coding sequence ATGCAGCGTTCAACACAGCGTGCGGACAGGGCCCCGGGGCACGTCGTCGTCATCGGCGGCGGCATCGCCGGACTCGCGGCCGCCCACCGGCTTCTCGGTACCGGCCTGAAGGTCACCCTCCTGGAGGCCACCGCCCGGCTCGGCGGCAAGCTCATGACCGGTGAGGTCGCTGGCGTGCAGGTCGACCTCGGCGCCGAGTCGATGCTCGCCCGGCGCCCGGAAGCGGTCGGCCTGGCCCGCGAGGTCGGCCTCGGCGGGCGCCTCCGGCCGCCGGCCACGGCCACCGCCTCGCTGTGGACCCGCGACGCGCTGCGCCCCATGCCCAAGGGCCATGTGATGGGCGTGCCCGGCGACCCTTCCGTCCTGGGCGACGTGCTCTCGCCCGAGGGCCTCGCCCGGATCGCGCAGGAACGCGACCTCACCCCGACCGCCGTCGGCGACGACGTGGCCGTCGGTGCGTACGTGGCCGACCGGCTGGGCCGCGAGGTCGTCGACCGGCTGGTCGAGCCGCTCCTGGGCGGGGTCTACGCCGGCGACGCCTACCGGATCTCGATGCGCGCCGCCGTACCGCAGCTCTTCGAGCTCGCCCGGCAGTCCGGCTCGCTCCTCGACGGCGTCACCCGCATCCAGGAACAGGCCGCCGCGCGGCAGCAGACCGGACCGGTCTTCCAGGGCATCGAGGGCGGGATCGGCACGCTGCCGGGCGCCGTCGCCGACGCCGTGCGCGCCGGCGGCGGCGAGATCCTCACCGAGACCCCCGTGCTGGGCCTGACCCGTACCGCGGACGGCTGGGACGTACGCACGGACACCCGGGTGATCACCGCCGACGGCATCGTCCTCGCCGCCCCCGCCTGGTCCGCCTCCACGCTGCTCGCCGCCGAGTCCCCGGCCGCCTCAGCCGAACTCGCGGGCGTCGAGTACGCCTCCATGGCCCTGGTCACCATGGCCTTCCGCCGCTCCGACGTGGCCGGGCTCACGTCCTTCGACGGGCGCTCCGGCTTCCTGGTGCCGCCGGTCGACGGACACACCATCAAGGCCGCCACCTTCTCCACCCACAAGTGGCAGTGGGTCTCCGACGCGGCACCCGGCCTCTTCGTCCTGCGGACCTCGGTGGGCCGGTACGGCGAGGAGGACCACCTGCACCGCGAGGACGCCGAACTCGTCGGCGTCTCGCTCGCCGACCTCGCCGCGGCCACCGGACTGACCGCACGGCCCGTCGCCACCGAGGTCACCCGGTGGATCGGCGGACTGCCGCAGTACCCCGTGGGCCACCTCGGCCGCGTCGCCCGGATCCGCGACGAGGTCGCCAAGCTGCCGGCGCTGCGCGTCTGCGGTGCGGTCTACGACGGTGTCGGCATCCCCGCCTGCATCGCGAGCGCCCGGCGCGCCGCCGACGAGATCGCCGCGGACCTCGCGGGGGAGAGCGGCACGGACACCGCCGGTGACGGCGGGGAGATCATCGCCACGGGGACCCTGGTTCAGGGCACACGGAGCGAGGCGGGACAATAG
- a CDS encoding chlorite dismutase family protein, with translation MSAPETETSSKVPNAGKKAKDLNDVVRYTLWSVFKLRDVLPSDTDRAAYSGEVQELFDQLAAKDVTVRGTYDVSGLRADADVMVWWHAETAEALQEAYNLFRRTRLGRSLTPVWSNMALHRPAEFNKSHVPAFLADESPRDFISVYPFVRSYDWYLLPDEDRRRMLADHGKMARGYPDVRANTVASFSLGDYEWVLAFEADELYRIVDLMRHLRASEARMHVREEVPFFTGRRKSVADLVAGLA, from the coding sequence ATGAGTGCTCCTGAGACTGAGACATCAAGCAAGGTCCCCAACGCCGGCAAGAAGGCGAAGGACCTCAACGACGTGGTCCGCTACACGCTGTGGTCCGTCTTCAAGCTGCGCGACGTGCTGCCCTCGGACACGGACCGCGCCGCGTACTCCGGTGAGGTCCAGGAGCTGTTCGACCAGCTCGCCGCCAAGGACGTCACCGTGCGCGGCACGTACGACGTGTCCGGGCTGCGCGCCGACGCCGACGTCATGGTCTGGTGGCACGCCGAGACGGCGGAGGCGCTGCAGGAGGCGTACAACCTCTTCCGGCGCACCCGGCTGGGCAGGAGCCTCACCCCGGTCTGGTCGAACATGGCGCTGCACCGCCCGGCCGAGTTCAACAAGTCGCACGTCCCGGCGTTCCTCGCCGACGAGTCGCCGCGCGACTTCATCAGCGTGTACCCCTTCGTGCGCTCGTACGACTGGTACCTGCTGCCGGACGAGGACCGCCGCCGCATGCTCGCGGACCACGGCAAGATGGCCCGGGGCTACCCCGACGTGCGCGCCAACACGGTCGCCTCGTTCTCGCTCGGCGACTACGAGTGGGTGCTGGCCTTCGAGGCCGACGAGCTGTACCGCATCGTCGACCTGATGCGTCACCTGCGGGCCTCCGAGGCGCGGATGCACGTCCGCGAGGAGGTCCCCTTCTTCACCGGCCGGCGCAAGTCGGTCGCGGACCTGGTGGCCGGGCTCGCGTAG